The Bacteroides acidifaciens genome includes a region encoding these proteins:
- a CDS encoding HAD family hydrolase, whose translation MIKAIITDFDGTLVDTFEANLRAYQEAFASIGETLTPERYRECFGYRFEHFMLEIGINDVAKVNAIKKAKKEAYPKYFDSLRPNKALISLIETFKVMGAKTAIASTARKENLMNAATFLGVDKHFDLIFAGVDVKEGKPSPEIYLKAMETLGVKPEETLIFEDSQVGIDAAKGSGAQCMVVSEKQFL comes from the coding sequence ATGATTAAGGCAATAATTACAGATTTTGATGGCACACTGGTCGATACTTTTGAGGCTAATCTTCGCGCTTATCAAGAAGCGTTTGCTAGTATAGGCGAAACGCTTACTCCAGAGCGCTATCGTGAGTGTTTCGGATATCGCTTTGAGCACTTTATGTTAGAAATTGGTATCAATGATGTAGCAAAAGTAAATGCAATCAAAAAGGCGAAGAAAGAAGCTTATCCTAAGTATTTTGACAGTCTTCGTCCTAATAAGGCGCTAATCTCATTGATCGAGACTTTCAAAGTAATGGGAGCAAAGACGGCAATAGCCTCAACAGCTCGGAAGGAGAATCTCATGAATGCAGCTACATTCCTTGGAGTTGATAAACATTTTGATTTGATTTTTGCAGGAGTGGATGTAAAGGAAGGTAAACCATCACCAGAGATTTATCTTAAAGCGATGGAAACTCTTGGTGTCAAACCTGAAGAAACTTTGATATTTGAAGACAGTCAAGTTGGTATTGATGCAGCAAAGGGTTCAGGAGCGCAATGTATGGTAGTCTCGGAGAAACAGTTTTTGTGA
- a CDS encoding SDR family NAD(P)-dependent oxidoreductase produces the protein MSVVNKLKYMVSFLLHGNPKKTIANISYLHPNHQLQGKKIIITGGGRGLGFAMAKKFKAEGAVVLIAGRNEGILKASAEEIGCKYLYLDVQNVDSFKSFIDEADKQLGGVNCIVNNAGISLHENGFLDVSLKQFDSQFDTNLKGAFFLTQCFINKSRENKTEGTKNILFTSSETSITVDERPYGLTKAALNSLVQGLAYRYVNEGYRINAVAPGVTVSDMVGAGTDGNLTCNYNITDRYYLPEEVAEVACFLLSDASNCLNGQILVCNEGKTLNARWK, from the coding sequence ATGTCAGTAGTAAATAAATTGAAGTACATGGTTTCTTTTCTTCTCCATGGTAACCCCAAAAAGACTATAGCCAACATCAGCTATCTTCACCCTAATCACCAGTTGCAAGGTAAGAAGATTATTATTACTGGTGGTGGCAGGGGACTTGGTTTTGCTATGGCAAAGAAGTTCAAGGCCGAGGGGGCAGTGGTGCTGATTGCAGGAAGAAACGAAGGTATATTAAAGGCAAGTGCCGAAGAAATTGGTTGCAAATATCTTTATCTTGATGTGCAAAATGTCGATTCATTCAAATCTTTCATAGATGAAGCGGACAAACAGCTTGGTGGTGTCAATTGTATCGTAAATAATGCAGGAATTTCTCTTCATGAAAATGGTTTCCTTGATGTTTCTTTAAAACAGTTTGACTCTCAGTTTGACACAAATCTTAAAGGAGCTTTTTTCTTGACTCAATGCTTTATCAATAAATCAAGGGAAAATAAAACAGAAGGTACCAAAAATATACTTTTCACTTCTTCAGAGACTAGTATTACAGTTGATGAACGTCCGTACGGATTAACAAAAGCTGCGCTTAATAGTCTTGTCCAAGGACTTGCTTATCGTTATGTGAATGAAGGTTATCGTATTAATGCTGTTGCTCCTGGAGTTACAGTATCTGATATGGTGGGAGCTGGAACTGATGGAAATCTCACCTGTAATTATAACATTACAGACCGTTACTACTTGCCTGAAGAAGTGGCAGAAGTTGCTTGTTTTCTTCTCAGTGATGCTTCTAATTGTCTCAATGGGCAGATACTTGTTTGTAATGAAGGAAAAACGCTTAATGCTCGATGGAAATAA
- a CDS encoding glycosyltransferase family 2 protein, translating into MRRLHIVMPMAGEGSRFANAGWTTPKPLIELNGQPLFKRAISSVVAEGIEMKYSFIVRQEHINKYGIDAGIKLFLPEANIFSVMKTTRGAVESCLIAESAIADDDAVIVMDCDLEFRSVKFIEIIKQILSLSMEEANGGALVSFESEQPKYSYAEVGEDGCVIRTAEKEVISNHALCGAYLFSTGKRFKEIAHQLLNEAEFKKTEYYVSLLYNYMLAAGERVRLAPMEEYYSYGTPEELQRYLL; encoded by the coding sequence ATGAGACGTCTACACATTGTTATGCCTATGGCTGGCGAGGGCTCTCGTTTTGCCAATGCGGGCTGGACCACTCCGAAACCCCTCATCGAGCTTAACGGTCAGCCTCTGTTTAAACGTGCTATCAGTAGTGTGGTTGCTGAGGGTATTGAGATGAAGTATAGCTTCATCGTGCGTCAAGAACACATCAATAAGTATGGTATCGATGCAGGTATCAAATTATTCCTGCCTGAGGCTAATATCTTCTCAGTAATGAAGACTACCCGTGGAGCTGTTGAGAGCTGTCTGATTGCAGAGAGTGCTATTGCAGATGATGATGCCGTCATCGTGATGGATTGTGATTTGGAGTTCAGGAGTGTGAAGTTCATCGAGATCATTAAACAGATCCTTTCTCTGTCGATGGAGGAAGCTAACGGTGGTGCTCTTGTCAGTTTCGAGTCCGAGCAGCCTAAGTACAGTTATGCAGAGGTCGGTGAGGACGGTTGCGTAATACGTACAGCCGAGAAAGAGGTCATCTCCAATCACGCCCTTTGTGGTGCTTACCTCTTTTCTACAGGTAAGCGTTTCAAGGAGATCGCACATCAGTTGCTTAATGAAGCTGAGTTCAAAAAAACCGAGTACTACGTGAGCCTGCTATATAACTATATGCTGGCAGCAGGGGAACGCGTTCGGCTCGCACCTATGGAAGAATACTACTCATACGGAACCCCCGAAGAACTGCAAAGATATTTGTTATGA
- a CDS encoding acyltransferase family protein yields the protein MNTITFGRDKTQILKGIALLLMLIHHTSNPSYWSERGTSLYSYFEHQVASTKMCVYIFAFLVGYGFFCSKNKTLKYSLKRILLLIVPFWTMLFCMFIPAAYASGEFYDVLDCNAIGSKNGIVELFYNMFGFVETLNWYSWFVGFYCFSMLLMPALHKFFQKFQCFGWLIAIIGFYILAVGIHSIRDWDTMPIVHMMFITCTLIPLIIVGYMCAMWNVQGKIPTWFEGREHIPLALLTIAAVLVINAFRIYTAGFCIQAFYTPLLIFAIVGIFNSINVKWLSKGLMQVGDISMYMWFFHAIFFTESVNLYTKRLVFSPIHSYLYTLFMTFVLTYIGSWIIKKIISPILNVIK from the coding sequence ATGAATACGATAACTTTCGGTCGTGATAAGACACAAATACTTAAAGGTATTGCTCTGTTATTGATGCTTATTCACCATACGAGTAATCCTTCGTATTGGTCGGAGAGAGGGACGTCATTGTATTCTTATTTTGAACATCAAGTAGCATCGACAAAAATGTGTGTGTATATTTTTGCTTTTCTTGTTGGCTATGGTTTCTTTTGTTCAAAGAACAAGACATTGAAATATAGTCTCAAGCGCATACTCCTGTTGATAGTACCCTTTTGGACGATGCTATTTTGTATGTTTATTCCTGCTGCATACGCATCTGGTGAATTTTATGATGTATTGGACTGTAATGCAATAGGGAGTAAAAATGGTATTGTAGAGTTGTTCTACAATATGTTTGGTTTCGTGGAGACACTCAATTGGTATAGCTGGTTCGTTGGCTTCTATTGCTTTAGCATGCTGCTTATGCCTGCACTACATAAGTTTTTTCAGAAGTTCCAGTGTTTTGGATGGTTGATTGCTATTATAGGTTTCTACATACTTGCTGTAGGCATTCACTCCATTCGTGATTGGGATACTATGCCTATCGTTCACATGATGTTCATAACTTGTACGCTCATACCTCTGATTATAGTGGGCTATATGTGTGCGATGTGGAATGTGCAAGGCAAGATCCCTACATGGTTTGAGGGTAGGGAGCATATACCATTGGCATTGCTTACTATTGCAGCAGTATTGGTAATAAATGCTTTCAGGATCTATACTGCAGGCTTCTGCATACAGGCATTCTATACTCCACTGCTCATCTTTGCTATTGTTGGCATTTTTAATAGTATCAATGTGAAGTGGTTGAGCAAGGGATTGATGCAAGTTGGCGACATCTCGATGTATATGTGGTTTTTCCATGCCATCTTCTTTACTGAGTCGGTTAATCTCTATACTAAACGATTAGTCTTCAGTCCTATACATAGTTACTTATACACTCTCTTCATGACCTTTGTACTAACCTATATCGGTTCGTGGATAATTAAGAAAATTATTTCACCTATATTGAATGTGATTAAATGA
- a CDS encoding GumC family protein, translating into MVEERKERTGAQSEEQINIQEILFCYLIHWPWFVVSVIVCIAVAWGYLRLTTPIYNISATVLIKDEKKGGGANMSSELEKMGLNGFVSSSSNIENEIEVLTSRTLAREVVSSLGLFVTYMDEDRFPKRELYRTSPVLVSLTPQEADKLPQTMEVGMVLQPSGATDVQIRVGKKEYQKRFEKLPAVFPTDEGTVAFFANNDTLSPIRSESVTKERHITAYISRPFSVAKEYADFLSIAPTSKATSVVTVSLKNSNTQRGKDYIDKLLEMYNINANNDKNEVAQKTAEFIDERIGIISKELGSTEQDLENFKRSAGITDLSSEAQIALAGNAEYEKKRVENQTQINLVMDLQRYLQGTEYEVLPSNVGLQDASVAGAIDRYNEMVSERNRLLRTSTESNPAIVNLNASIRAMRGNIQTTLDATLKGLEITKADLAREAGRYSRRISDAPTQERQFVSIARQQEIKSGLYLMLLQKREENAIVLAAIANNAKIIDEAQADGAPISPKRMMIYLAALVFGIGIPVGIIYLIGLTKFKIEGRADIEKLTSLPVIGDIPLADEKTGSIAVFENQNNLMSETFRNVRTNLQFMLENGKNVILVTSTISGEGKSFISANLAISLSLLGKKVVIVGLDIRKPGLNKVFNIPKKDHGITQFLTNPAINLMDLVQSSDINKNLYILPGGTVPPNPTELLARDGLEKAIETLKQNFDYVILDTAPIGMVTDTLLIGRVADLSVYVCRADYTRKAEFTLINELSENNKLPNLCIAINGLDLQKKKYGYYYGYGKYGKYYGYGKRYGYGYGYGEHKSSKK; encoded by the coding sequence ATGGTTGAGGAAAGAAAAGAAAGAACAGGGGCACAATCCGAGGAACAGATCAACATTCAGGAAATCCTTTTCTGTTATCTGATTCACTGGCCGTGGTTCGTGGTTTCGGTAATAGTCTGTATTGCTGTTGCATGGGGATATTTGCGTCTGACAACACCTATATATAATATTTCCGCTACTGTTCTGATCAAGGATGAGAAGAAAGGTGGTGGTGCGAATATGTCTTCCGAACTGGAAAAAATGGGGCTAAATGGTTTTGTCTCTTCATCAAGTAATATAGAGAATGAAATTGAGGTTTTGACTTCCAGGACATTGGCAAGGGAGGTGGTCAGTTCTTTGGGATTGTTTGTGACTTATATGGACGAGGACAGGTTTCCTAAAAGGGAATTGTATCGCACTTCCCCAGTTCTGGTAAGCCTGACTCCACAGGAAGCGGACAAGCTTCCGCAGACAATGGAGGTGGGTATGGTTCTGCAACCTTCCGGTGCGACGGATGTACAGATTAGGGTTGGAAAAAAGGAGTACCAGAAACGTTTTGAGAAATTGCCTGCCGTATTTCCGACCGATGAAGGTACGGTTGCTTTTTTTGCGAATAACGATACCTTGTCACCTATCCGTTCGGAAAGTGTAACAAAAGAACGTCATATTACTGCTTATATTAGCAGGCCTTTTTCTGTAGCGAAAGAATATGCAGATTTCCTGTCAATAGCTCCTACCTCAAAGGCGACTTCCGTAGTGACTGTTTCACTCAAAAACTCGAATACTCAACGCGGTAAGGACTATATAGACAAGCTGCTTGAGATGTATAATATCAATGCCAACAATGACAAGAATGAGGTTGCTCAGAAAACGGCCGAGTTTATTGACGAACGTATAGGTATCATTTCAAAAGAATTGGGCAGTACGGAACAGGATTTGGAGAATTTCAAGCGTAGTGCGGGTATTACGGATTTGAGTAGTGAGGCCCAGATAGCTTTGGCTGGTAATGCCGAATATGAGAAGAAACGTGTGGAGAATCAGACACAGATAAATCTTGTCATGGATTTGCAAAGATATTTGCAGGGTACCGAATATGAAGTGTTGCCTTCGAATGTCGGTTTACAGGATGCTAGTGTAGCGGGTGCAATTGACCGGTATAATGAAATGGTGTCCGAACGTAACCGTTTGTTGCGTACATCCACGGAAAGCAACCCGGCAATTGTAAATCTAAATGCCAGCATCCGTGCGATGCGCGGCAACATACAGACCACTTTGGATGCAACGCTGAAAGGCCTGGAGATCACTAAGGCTGATTTGGCCCGTGAAGCAGGCCGTTATTCCCGTCGTATCAGTGACGCACCCACTCAGGAGCGTCAGTTTGTGAGCATTGCCCGGCAGCAGGAAATCAAGTCTGGTCTATATCTGATGTTGCTCCAGAAACGTGAAGAGAATGCCATTGTCTTGGCCGCTATAGCCAATAACGCCAAGATTATAGACGAGGCACAGGCGGACGGTGCTCCGATTTCTCCGAAGCGTATGATGATTTATTTGGCGGCTTTGGTATTCGGAATAGGTATTCCGGTAGGTATCATTTATCTGATAGGTCTGACCAAGTTCAAGATAGAAGGTCGTGCAGATATTGAAAAATTGACTTCGCTTCCTGTTATTGGTGATATTCCATTGGCAGATGAAAAGACTGGTTCTATTGCAGTATTTGAGAACCAGAACAATCTTATGAGCGAGACTTTCCGCAATGTCCGTACCAATCTTCAGTTCATGCTTGAAAATGGTAAGAATGTGATTTTGGTGACTTCTACCATTAGTGGTGAAGGTAAGTCTTTTATATCCGCCAATTTGGCTATCAGTCTTTCCTTATTAGGGAAGAAAGTTGTGATAGTTGGTCTTGATATCCGTAAACCGGGCTTGAACAAGGTCTTCAACATACCTAAGAAAGATCATGGTATTACTCAATTTCTGACTAATCCTGCTATAAATCTGATGGATTTGGTACAGTCTTCTGATATAAACAAGAACTTATATATTCTTCCCGGTGGTACAGTACCTCCCAATCCGACTGAGTTGTTGGCTCGTGATGGCTTGGAGAAAGCTATTGAAACCTTGAAGCAGAATTTTGACTATGTGATATTGGATACTGCTCCTATAGGTATGGTGACAGATACTTTGCTTATAGGACGTGTGGCGGACTTATCCGTCTATGTATGCCGTGCTGATTATACTCGTAAGGCAGAGTTTACTTTGATTAATGAACTCTCTGAAAATAATAAATTACCTAATCTCTGTATTGCTATCAATGGGTTGGATCTTCAGAAAAAGAAGTATGGTTATTATTATGGTTATGGTAAATATGGCAAGTATTATGGCTATGGTAAACGCTATGGCTACGGCTACGGCTATGGAGAACATAAGTCAAGTAAAAAGTAA
- a CDS encoding lipopolysaccharide biosynthesis protein codes for MEDYGIYNVVGGVVAMFSVISAALSSAISRFITFELGRGDTYRLSTIFSTSINIQVGISLIVLLLGEIIGVYFLNCKMSIPLERISAANWVFQCSLITFCINLVSVPYNACIIAHERMSAFAYISILEAALKLVICYMLIISPWDKLIFYSVLIVAVSVIIRFTYSIYCNIYFEESHYKWKYDKAILREMTSFAGWNFFTNVAYVFNTQGVSLLINIFFGVTLNATRGIASQVESAVMQFVNNFTTAINPQITKCYAAGEKEQMFTLICRGAKFSYLLLLIFALPLMIETEYILTLWLKIVPELTVIFVRLTLISVMVNILGNSCYTACMATGNIKRYVIWVTFVGLLVFPFTWIAYACDLSAESAYIIYILVYVGVDITRLYIMKGLLHFPIIIFVKNVLYPITFTTVIGVILPVLVVMHMQSSFFRMIVSCLVSFISVGLAACYIGLTKHEREMTFGKVWAKIKKG; via the coding sequence GTGGAAGACTATGGTATATATAATGTTGTAGGTGGTGTAGTTGCAATGTTTTCAGTAATATCTGCTGCTCTCTCTTCTGCTATTAGTCGTTTTATTACTTTTGAATTAGGCAGAGGTGATACATATAGGTTGAGCACTATCTTTTCTACGAGCATCAATATTCAGGTGGGAATATCCCTTATCGTTTTGCTCCTTGGCGAAATTATAGGTGTATATTTTCTTAATTGTAAGATGTCCATTCCTCTTGAACGAATTAGTGCAGCTAATTGGGTCTTTCAATGCTCGCTTATCACCTTTTGTATTAATTTGGTTAGTGTTCCTTATAATGCTTGTATTATTGCTCATGAGCGGATGTCTGCGTTTGCTTATATCAGCATTCTTGAAGCAGCTTTGAAACTAGTTATTTGCTACATGCTTATTATTTCGCCATGGGATAAGCTTATCTTCTATTCAGTTCTGATAGTTGCGGTATCTGTCATTATTCGTTTTACTTATAGCATTTATTGTAATATCTATTTTGAAGAGAGTCATTACAAATGGAAGTATGATAAGGCAATTTTACGAGAAATGACAAGTTTTGCTGGTTGGAATTTCTTTACGAATGTAGCATATGTTTTTAACACTCAAGGTGTCAGCCTTCTTATAAATATTTTTTTTGGTGTTACACTAAATGCCACTCGAGGAATAGCTTCGCAAGTTGAAAGTGCAGTAATGCAGTTTGTTAACAACTTCACCACTGCTATTAATCCACAGATTACCAAGTGTTATGCAGCTGGTGAGAAAGAACAGATGTTTACCCTCATTTGCCGTGGAGCTAAGTTTTCATATTTGCTCCTTCTAATATTTGCACTTCCTCTTATGATTGAGACTGAATACATTCTTACTTTATGGCTTAAGATTGTGCCAGAACTGACTGTCATTTTCGTTCGTCTTACACTGATAAGCGTAATGGTTAATATACTTGGGAATAGTTGCTATACTGCTTGTATGGCAACAGGGAATATCAAACGATATGTGATATGGGTTACATTTGTGGGTTTACTTGTTTTTCCTTTTACTTGGATTGCTTATGCTTGTGATTTATCAGCGGAGAGTGCTTATATTATTTATATCTTGGTTTATGTGGGTGTGGATATTACTCGTCTTTACATCATGAAAGGGTTGCTTCATTTTCCAATAATAATATTTGTAAAGAATGTCTTGTATCCTATTACTTTTACTACAGTTATCGGAGTTATTCTCCCTGTGCTTGTGGTAATGCATATGCAATCGTCATTCTTTCGTATGATTGTCTCTTGTTTGGTTAGTTTTATTTCTGTAGGATTAGCTGCTTGTTATATAGGTTTAACCAAACATGAGCGTGAAATGACATTTGGGAAAGTCTGGGCAAAAATAAAAAAAGGATAA
- a CDS encoding thiamine pyrophosphate-binding protein: protein MKKKYYTNERNVQIVIALLKAYNIRKVIASPGTTNMTFIGSIQNDPFFEIYSSVDERSAAYIACGLAAESGEPVVISCTGATASRNYMPGLTEAYYRKLPILAITSHRGDASIGHLVDQQIDRRNIPNDIAMTSVTVPLVKEIADGCYCMNEAIKAILALRQHGGGPAHINMHTGYSLDFSVKELPIVRKIELHTAFDKLPELQEGKRVAIFIGAHKPFTVEETNAIDHFCEAHDAVVFCDHTSGYRGRFETHFSLFFTQDNYRSPFLSADILIHLGEVSGDLARMSIGGVWRVSEDGILRNTFGCLTHIFEMPESYFFEVYTPENYTPCTNFYDACQQELKGALAKLPELPFSNVWMAQQIHDGLPENSYFHMGIYNSLRSYNFFSLPKSVISSCNVGGFGIDGGVSTLVGASLAHPDKLHIGIFGDLAFFYDMNVCGNRHVGNNVRILLVNNGKGNEFRNYGHYCSILGEDADKYVAAAGHYGQKSSVLVKHYAEDLGYEYYQASTKEEFLLNVDKFLNPIIGDKPVIFEVFTTTEGESNAIQIMRTYLNDYKIIIKNKIIGTVRMVLGKNGIETVRKLLGKY from the coding sequence ATGAAAAAGAAATACTATACCAACGAACGGAATGTGCAGATAGTCATAGCATTACTTAAAGCTTACAACATTCGAAAAGTGATTGCGTCTCCAGGTACTACCAACATGACATTTATCGGTAGTATTCAGAATGATCCCTTCTTTGAAATTTATTCATCAGTTGATGAACGTAGTGCTGCTTATATCGCTTGTGGACTTGCAGCAGAAAGTGGTGAACCTGTAGTAATTAGTTGTACAGGGGCAACCGCATCCCGAAACTATATGCCGGGACTTACAGAGGCTTATTATCGCAAGTTGCCCATATTAGCTATCACTTCGCACCGTGGGGATGCTTCCATTGGACATCTGGTAGATCAGCAGATTGACCGCCGCAACATACCTAATGATATTGCGATGACTAGTGTAACAGTTCCTCTTGTTAAAGAAATAGCTGATGGATGTTATTGTATGAATGAGGCTATCAAAGCTATTCTTGCCCTTCGTCAGCACGGTGGTGGACCTGCTCATATAAATATGCATACGGGGTATTCACTGGATTTTTCAGTTAAAGAATTACCAATTGTACGTAAAATTGAACTACATACTGCTTTTGATAAACTTCCCGAGCTTCAGGAAGGTAAGCGTGTGGCTATTTTTATTGGTGCTCATAAACCTTTTACTGTAGAAGAGACAAATGCCATTGACCACTTTTGTGAAGCGCACGATGCAGTTGTTTTTTGTGATCATACTAGTGGCTATCGTGGTAGGTTCGAGACTCATTTCTCTCTCTTTTTCACACAGGATAATTATCGTTCGCCTTTTTTGAGTGCGGATATCCTAATTCATCTTGGTGAAGTTTCAGGAGATTTGGCACGCATGAGTATCGGTGGGGTATGGCGAGTTAGTGAGGATGGAATTCTTCGCAATACTTTCGGTTGTCTTACTCATATTTTTGAGATGCCAGAGAGTTATTTCTTCGAGGTATATACTCCAGAGAATTACACACCTTGTACAAATTTTTATGATGCATGTCAGCAGGAACTTAAGGGAGCATTAGCTAAACTTCCTGAACTCCCTTTTAGTAATGTATGGATGGCTCAACAGATTCATGACGGATTACCGGAGAATAGTTATTTTCATATGGGGATTTACAATTCTCTTCGTAGTTACAACTTTTTCTCTCTTCCAAAGTCGGTTATATCTTCATGTAATGTTGGGGGATTCGGTATTGACGGTGGTGTGTCAACCCTTGTGGGGGCTTCTTTAGCCCATCCTGACAAGTTACATATCGGTATTTTTGGTGATCTTGCTTTTTTCTATGATATGAATGTTTGTGGCAATCGTCATGTAGGTAATAATGTTCGTATTTTACTTGTCAATAATGGTAAGGGTAACGAGTTTAGAAATTATGGTCATTATTGTTCCATTTTGGGAGAAGATGCCGATAAATATGTAGCGGCCGCTGGGCATTATGGACAGAAATCGTCAGTTCTTGTTAAGCATTATGCAGAAGATTTGGGTTATGAGTATTATCAGGCAAGTACCAAAGAGGAGTTCCTTCTAAATGTCGATAAGTTCTTGAATCCAATTATTGGTGACAAGCCAGTCATTTTTGAAGTATTTACTACTACCGAGGGTGAGAGTAATGCTATCCAGATTATGCGCACTTATCTCAATGATTATAAGATAATCATCAAGAATAAGATTATAGGAACTGTACGTATGGTTCTTGGAAAAAATGGAATAGAGACAGTCAGAAAATTGTTAGGTAAATATTGA
- a CDS encoding polysaccharide pyruvyl transferase family protein, which produces MRIGILTQPLYCNYGGLLQCYALQHTLQRMGHEAIVVRREWNRQYSFKGACIYYVKHIVKMLMGKRESWHYYVAQEKRDYIAQNTYKFINKHIIPYSNYCYSTEELRNEVERLQLDAIIVGSDQVWRPHYSPCQPNYFLDFLPLDSRIKRISYAASFGGDDWLFSPELTAQCSKLLKRFDAVSVREQSAIGLCKKYFNVDAVQVLDPTMLLESVDYKVIIGSCSKDRGSLFCYILDRTDEKNNIIKKIAERVGKKPFESMPELSDEVYNLYGKIDKCIYPPVEDWVSAFMEADMVVTDSFHGTVFSIIFNKPFWVVGNESRGMARFQSLLSMYGLEDRLITAKSLQEIDFNTAIKWDSVNEKRRMLQVKSKEFITKALL; this is translated from the coding sequence ATGAGAATAGGGATCCTTACTCAGCCACTCTATTGTAACTATGGTGGTCTTCTCCAATGTTATGCGCTTCAGCATACTTTGCAACGTATGGGGCATGAAGCTATTGTTGTACGGCGTGAATGGAACAGGCAGTATAGTTTTAAAGGGGCTTGCATCTATTACGTTAAGCATATAGTGAAGATGCTGATGGGTAAACGTGAGTCTTGGCATTATTATGTGGCTCAGGAGAAGCGTGATTATATAGCTCAGAATACATATAAGTTTATAAATAAGCATATAATTCCTTACTCTAATTATTGTTATTCTACGGAAGAATTGAGAAACGAGGTAGAACGGCTGCAGTTGGATGCTATCATTGTAGGTAGTGACCAAGTATGGCGTCCTCATTACTCTCCTTGTCAGCCTAATTATTTCCTAGATTTTCTCCCTCTGGATAGCCGTATTAAGCGTATCAGTTATGCTGCTTCTTTTGGTGGTGATGATTGGTTGTTTTCTCCAGAACTGACTGCTCAATGTAGCAAACTTCTTAAACGTTTTGATGCTGTTTCCGTACGTGAGCAGTCAGCCATAGGGCTTTGTAAAAAGTATTTTAATGTGGATGCTGTACAAGTTCTCGATCCTACAATGTTGCTTGAATCAGTGGACTATAAGGTAATTATAGGTTCATGCTCAAAAGACAGAGGTAGTCTCTTTTGTTATATATTAGACAGAACAGACGAAAAAAATAATATAATTAAGAAAATAGCGGAAAGGGTAGGGAAGAAACCATTTGAATCAATGCCTGAGTTATCGGATGAGGTTTATAATCTCTATGGCAAGATAGATAAATGTATTTATCCTCCTGTTGAGGATTGGGTATCAGCTTTCATGGAGGCTGATATGGTTGTTACTGATTCATTTCATGGGACTGTTTTTAGTATCATTTTCAATAAACCTTTTTGGGTAGTAGGTAACGAAAGTCGTGGAATGGCACGTTTTCAGAGTCTTTTGTCTATGTATGGATTGGAAGATAGATTGATTACTGCCAAATCATTGCAGGAGATTGACTTTAATACAGCCATTAAATGGGACAGTGTCAATGAGAAGAGAAGAATGTTACAGGTGAAATCAAAAGAGTTTATCACAAAAGCATTATTATGA